The Rhodopirellula bahusiensis genome has a window encoding:
- the amt gene encoding ammonium transporter: MMAFELDSRLLLSYPLGDATQDMGHQPDWLLLCAVIVLLMQAGFMCVESGLVREKNSISVAVKNLADLLVSVASFWVIGFSIMFGSTVLGLFGVGLWLPDFASSDSLAAFFVFQAVFCGTATTIVSGAVAERMRFHGYLISCVCISALIYPIVGHWVWASGINGMSAGWLEALGFRDFAGSTVVHSVGGWAALASCIVIGPRMGRFQKSGPPREIQPSNLTLAYLGAFILFFGWFGFNCGSTFKASSEIAPVAVNTLLGACFGGLAAMLLSSFREGVPDPRSIINGLLGGLVGITASGSMIDPKSAALIGAVSGVVVLLADLLLIRLKVDDAVGAIAVHGFCGAWGTIALALFIRADELAPGLSRWDFLAVQAFGVLATFGFVFVGTYLLLRTVGVFYQLRVDPETERLGLNVAEHKASSRLLDLAVSMDAASRMRKLDPSCKVQPEYGTAIGDLVDSYNKMVDHICDDQSALAEATERAESLTAILDDSPNEIVIVHADSGQVFSLNRGARTNLQWDEDEFSELTFDSIFETEFGELKQFRLSAFDDQTGFTQQSATAVRKDGSTYPASISVQHAEFLGNEVLVVLAVDMTSQADLKERLHAAEKMEAVGQLAAGIAHEINTPLQCMSGNIEFLQDFQENVQKTLQLLAENKSDDAEIQEITNKLNSDRWKRLLGESDAAIADTQESISRVVQIVGAMRVLSHPGQSGKANTSVNEVLRNSVAISRGRWKYAAEMELELCEAEPNIDCHANELSQVFCNLFVNAADAIGEKSEVSSSSELGRISVTSSLKDDGVLITVGDTGNGMPESVRRRCFDQFYTTKPVGKGTGQGLSIAYQIIVKRHGGTIDIASEDGVGTEFQIWVPTDDSDKAVERTAKSSKMPREQAVGVTAV; this comes from the coding sequence ATGATGGCTTTCGAGTTAGATTCCAGGTTGCTGCTTTCTTATCCGCTGGGCGACGCCACCCAAGACATGGGGCACCAACCAGACTGGTTGCTTTTGTGTGCGGTGATCGTGCTGCTGATGCAAGCCGGTTTCATGTGTGTGGAATCGGGGCTCGTCCGTGAAAAGAACTCGATCAGTGTTGCTGTGAAGAACCTGGCGGACCTGCTTGTCTCGGTCGCCTCATTTTGGGTGATCGGATTCTCGATCATGTTTGGCTCCACGGTCTTGGGGCTGTTTGGCGTCGGACTTTGGTTGCCGGACTTTGCATCTTCGGATTCGTTGGCTGCCTTTTTTGTATTCCAAGCCGTCTTCTGCGGGACCGCGACGACGATCGTCTCCGGCGCAGTCGCAGAACGAATGCGGTTTCACGGGTACCTAATTTCGTGCGTTTGCATTTCTGCGTTGATCTATCCCATCGTCGGTCATTGGGTTTGGGCGAGCGGGATCAACGGCATGTCGGCCGGTTGGCTCGAAGCATTGGGTTTTCGAGACTTTGCCGGCAGCACGGTCGTGCACAGCGTCGGTGGTTGGGCGGCACTGGCGAGTTGCATCGTCATTGGCCCACGAATGGGCCGGTTTCAGAAAAGCGGTCCGCCTCGAGAGATTCAACCCAGTAATCTCACGCTTGCGTATCTTGGTGCCTTCATCCTCTTCTTCGGCTGGTTTGGATTCAATTGCGGGAGCACCTTCAAAGCCAGTAGTGAAATCGCTCCTGTTGCCGTCAATACGTTGTTGGGAGCCTGCTTTGGTGGTCTAGCTGCGATGTTGCTGTCATCGTTTCGCGAAGGTGTGCCTGATCCACGTTCCATCATCAACGGTTTGCTCGGCGGCTTGGTCGGGATCACCGCATCAGGCAGCATGATCGATCCGAAGTCAGCCGCACTGATTGGGGCGGTCTCAGGGGTGGTCGTGTTGTTGGCTGATCTGTTGTTGATTCGCTTGAAAGTTGACGATGCTGTGGGCGCGATCGCGGTGCATGGATTTTGTGGAGCGTGGGGAACGATCGCACTGGCACTGTTCATTCGCGCTGACGAGCTGGCTCCTGGCCTATCACGTTGGGACTTCTTGGCGGTGCAAGCCTTCGGAGTTCTCGCGACGTTTGGGTTTGTTTTCGTTGGCACCTATCTGCTGCTGCGAACAGTCGGCGTGTTTTATCAACTACGAGTTGATCCCGAGACGGAGCGATTGGGTCTCAACGTCGCTGAGCACAAAGCGTCGAGTCGTCTGCTGGACTTGGCGGTCAGCATGGACGCCGCATCAAGAATGCGAAAGCTCGATCCATCCTGCAAAGTGCAACCTGAATACGGCACTGCCATCGGTGACTTGGTTGATAGCTACAACAAAATGGTCGACCACATTTGCGATGATCAATCCGCGTTGGCGGAAGCGACTGAGCGAGCCGAGTCGCTGACGGCAATCCTTGATGACTCACCGAACGAGATTGTGATTGTTCACGCTGATTCTGGGCAGGTATTCAGCCTCAACCGAGGCGCTCGAACGAACTTGCAGTGGGATGAGGATGAGTTCTCCGAGTTAACTTTTGATTCGATTTTCGAAACAGAGTTCGGAGAGTTGAAGCAATTCCGGCTATCAGCATTCGACGATCAAACCGGCTTCACTCAACAATCAGCGACCGCGGTTCGGAAGGACGGTTCAACTTACCCCGCATCGATCAGCGTGCAACATGCCGAGTTCTTGGGGAATGAAGTGTTGGTTGTGTTGGCAGTTGATATGACCAGCCAAGCGGATTTGAAGGAGCGATTGCACGCTGCTGAGAAGATGGAAGCGGTCGGTCAATTGGCGGCAGGGATCGCACATGAGATCAATACCCCGCTTCAGTGTATGTCGGGCAACATCGAATTCTTGCAAGACTTCCAAGAAAACGTGCAGAAAACACTTCAGCTTCTCGCGGAAAACAAATCCGACGATGCGGAGATTCAAGAAATTACCAACAAGCTGAACAGCGATCGATGGAAGAGGTTGCTGGGCGAAAGTGATGCGGCAATCGCTGACACGCAGGAGTCGATCAGCCGCGTTGTGCAGATCGTCGGAGCAATGAGAGTGCTGTCTCATCCCGGGCAGTCTGGCAAAGCAAACACCAGCGTGAATGAAGTCTTACGAAACTCCGTCGCGATTTCACGTGGGCGTTGGAAATACGCTGCTGAGATGGAGTTGGAACTGTGCGAGGCGGAACCCAACATCGACTGTCACGCAAATGAACTTTCGCAAGTGTTTTGCAATTTGTTCGTCAACGCGGCGGATGCGATTGGCGAGAAGAGCGAGGTTTCGTCGTCCAGTGAACTCGGACGCATCTCGGTGACATCGTCGCTCAAAGATGATGGGGTATTGATCACCGTCGGCGACACAGGCAACGGCATGCCGGAATCCGTTCGTCGCCGATGCTTTGACCAGTTCTACACCACGAAGCCAGTTGGAAAAGGCACCGGTCAAGGGCTCTCCATCGCGTATCAAATCATTGTGAAAAGACACGGTGGCACCATCGATATCGCCTCAGAAGACGGCGTTGGAACGGAGTTTCAGATTTGGGTGCCAACCGATGACTCGGACAAAGCTGTCGAGCGAACGGCAAAGTCGAGCAAGATGCCGCGTGAGCAAGCGGTGGGTGTCACCGCTGTGTGA
- the thrC gene encoding threonine synthase: MSLAVESKPDVDHQSTYFRCISGCSAKHSIFDVIYTCPTCGSLLEVYHEREPLKKKNAYQWQQLFDSRASTSKWPFGSGVWGMREWVVPSLADENVVSMFEGNTNLFWAERLGDQLGVPDLWIKLCGNSHTGSFKDLGMTVLVSVVKQMMAQGSSVKAVACASTGDTSAALAAYAAYAGIPAVIFLPAGKVSTAQLIQPVANGAHVLALDTDFDGCMKIVQEVTKDDSIYLANSMNSLRIEGQKTVGIELVRQFEWEVPDWIIIPVGNLGNISALYKGFKLMLDLGLINRMPRLVAAQAERANPFYTAYKNGFAEKVSVTAQDTLANAIRIGDPVSYAKAVKAVQETNGIVEQATENELAEASATADLTGMFTCPHTGVALAVLKKLIDRGEISSKDKTVVISTAHGLKFTDFKVGYHESTLDGIDSKHANPAVHLPADASAVKDEIARRLEQHNG, from the coding sequence ATGTCTCTCGCCGTCGAGTCCAAACCAGACGTGGATCACCAATCCACCTATTTCCGCTGTATTTCAGGCTGCAGCGCAAAGCACTCGATCTTTGATGTGATCTACACCTGCCCAACTTGCGGCAGCTTGCTAGAGGTCTATCACGAGCGAGAGCCACTGAAAAAGAAGAACGCCTACCAATGGCAACAACTCTTCGATTCGCGTGCCAGCACCTCAAAATGGCCGTTTGGTAGCGGTGTCTGGGGCATGCGGGAATGGGTCGTCCCGTCCCTCGCCGACGAAAACGTCGTCAGCATGTTCGAGGGAAACACAAACCTGTTTTGGGCAGAACGACTCGGTGATCAACTGGGCGTTCCTGATCTATGGATCAAGCTGTGCGGCAACAGCCACACCGGCAGCTTCAAAGACTTGGGCATGACGGTGCTGGTCAGCGTCGTCAAACAAATGATGGCCCAAGGAAGCAGCGTCAAAGCGGTCGCTTGTGCCAGCACCGGTGATACCAGCGCGGCACTCGCCGCATATGCGGCCTACGCCGGTATCCCTGCTGTGATCTTCTTGCCCGCTGGGAAAGTCAGCACGGCTCAGTTGATCCAGCCCGTTGCCAATGGTGCTCACGTGTTGGCACTCGACACTGACTTCGACGGCTGCATGAAAATTGTCCAAGAAGTCACCAAGGATGATTCGATCTATCTGGCCAATTCGATGAACAGCCTTCGGATCGAAGGTCAAAAAACGGTCGGCATCGAATTGGTTCGCCAGTTCGAATGGGAAGTCCCGGACTGGATCATCATCCCGGTTGGTAACCTTGGCAACATCAGCGCTCTTTACAAGGGATTCAAGCTGATGCTGGATTTGGGCCTGATCAATCGCATGCCGCGCCTCGTCGCCGCTCAAGCGGAGCGTGCCAACCCGTTCTACACTGCCTACAAGAATGGCTTTGCTGAAAAGGTCAGCGTCACAGCTCAAGACACACTTGCGAACGCAATTCGCATTGGTGATCCGGTCAGCTACGCGAAAGCGGTCAAAGCCGTCCAAGAGACCAACGGCATTGTCGAACAAGCCACCGAAAATGAATTGGCGGAAGCTTCCGCAACCGCCGATTTGACTGGCATGTTCACTTGCCCTCACACCGGCGTCGCCTTGGCCGTGCTAAAGAAATTGATCGATCGAGGCGAGATCTCTTCGAAAGACAAGACCGTCGTCATCAGCACCGCACACGGGCTGAAGTTCACCGATTTCAAAGTCGGCTATCACGAGTCAACTTTGGATGGCATCGACAGCAAACATGCCAACCCAGCGGTCCATTTGCCCGCCGACGCCAGCGCTGTCAAAGACGAAATCGCCCGACGCCTCGAACAGCACAACGGCTGA
- a CDS encoding substrate-binding domain-containing protein gives MTRYWLGCLGLVLVLGCSKSDSSSSEKAQSSSGAVAEASADATGFPRQCGDYTVLGILTDNQDNSKAKENTETTLLRHPDVACLVGLWSQNTPMILAGLRSSDAIGKVAVVGFDEHPDTLAGIRDQSVHGTVVQQPYAFGFRSVQWLTTLAKGGEIDVPESGMIIIPHRSITGENVNEFAADIDAIKSGNGPILSGDEQIDGAGVRVAYITNSLDPFWTLADAGCKRAAEQFGCEVDVQMPSSGSIEEQKRFLESNVAAKVDGIAISPIDPENQVAMINDACKAAAVICQDSDAPASRRKFYLGTSNYLAGRAAGKLIQDAIPEGGEVMLFVGKMEVLNAQERSQGIMDELAGKPIPAILQGN, from the coding sequence ATGACTCGTTATTGGTTGGGATGTCTCGGTCTGGTTCTGGTGCTTGGATGCAGCAAATCTGATTCCAGTTCCTCAGAGAAAGCACAATCGAGCTCCGGCGCGGTGGCGGAAGCTTCCGCGGACGCGACTGGTTTCCCAAGGCAGTGCGGCGATTACACCGTGCTAGGGATTTTGACCGACAACCAAGACAACTCGAAAGCGAAGGAAAACACCGAGACAACATTGCTGCGGCATCCAGATGTGGCTTGCTTGGTCGGGTTGTGGAGCCAGAACACGCCAATGATTCTGGCTGGGCTTCGTAGCAGTGACGCGATTGGAAAAGTCGCCGTGGTTGGTTTCGACGAGCACCCGGACACTTTGGCGGGCATCCGCGATCAGTCCGTGCACGGAACCGTCGTCCAACAACCCTACGCGTTTGGCTTTCGAAGCGTGCAGTGGTTGACGACTCTCGCGAAGGGCGGCGAAATCGATGTGCCAGAGTCGGGAATGATCATCATTCCACACCGATCGATCACCGGTGAAAACGTCAATGAGTTTGCCGCAGACATCGATGCCATCAAATCAGGCAACGGACCGATTTTGTCCGGCGACGAACAGATCGATGGGGCGGGCGTTCGTGTCGCCTACATCACCAATTCCTTGGATCCATTTTGGACTTTGGCCGACGCGGGGTGCAAGCGAGCCGCGGAGCAGTTTGGTTGCGAAGTCGATGTGCAGATGCCTTCGTCAGGTTCAATTGAAGAGCAAAAGCGATTCTTGGAATCCAACGTGGCGGCCAAAGTGGACGGAATCGCGATCAGTCCAATCGATCCCGAAAACCAAGTTGCGATGATCAACGATGCCTGCAAAGCAGCAGCGGTGATTTGCCAGGACAGCGATGCACCCGCTTCGCGACGAAAGTTCTATCTCGGAACCAGCAACTACTTGGCCGGGCGTGCTGCTGGCAAATTGATTCAGGACGCGATTCCCGAAGGCGGCGAAGTGATGCTGTTCGTCGGGAAAATGGAAGTCCTCAACGCGCAGGAACGCAGCCAGGGAATCATGGACGAACTCGCGGGCAAACCAATTCCGGCGATCTTGCAAGGCAACTGA
- a CDS encoding metallophosphoesterase family protein: MTRTAILSDIHGNLSALEAVLADVESQKVDRIVCLGDVVGYGPEPCACLDTVMGFDFCVLGNHDSSSLFDPEGFNVAAEQAIFWTRSRLEETGDDPGASRKRIEYLCGLPRTVREDHWLFVHGSPRGPTNEYVFPEDAQNTKKMEKLFSLVPRVCFQGHTHVPGVFTMEQRFVRPADTGTGYSLADPNAKLMINVGSVGQPRDGDPRSCYAIVEPDLVMFRRVEYDIERTVQAIEKEAELDNFLGYRLREGR; the protein is encoded by the coding sequence GTGACACGTACAGCCATTCTTAGCGACATCCACGGAAACCTGTCCGCACTCGAAGCCGTCTTGGCGGATGTCGAATCACAAAAGGTGGACCGCATCGTCTGCTTGGGCGACGTGGTCGGCTATGGCCCGGAACCCTGTGCCTGCCTCGACACCGTGATGGGTTTTGACTTCTGCGTTTTGGGCAACCACGACAGCAGCTCGCTGTTTGACCCAGAAGGTTTCAACGTCGCGGCTGAACAAGCGATTTTCTGGACCCGCAGCCGGTTGGAAGAAACCGGAGACGATCCCGGTGCCAGCCGCAAGCGAATCGAATACCTGTGTGGCTTGCCACGCACGGTTCGCGAAGATCATTGGTTGTTCGTTCATGGTTCGCCCCGTGGACCAACGAACGAATACGTCTTCCCTGAAGACGCCCAGAACACCAAGAAGATGGAAAAGCTCTTTTCGCTCGTCCCACGAGTTTGCTTCCAAGGGCACACGCACGTTCCCGGCGTTTTCACCATGGAACAACGTTTCGTTCGTCCCGCGGACACCGGAACGGGATACTCGCTGGCCGACCCCAACGCAAAATTGATGATCAATGTCGGCAGCGTTGGTCAACCACGAGACGGTGACCCTCGCAGTTGCTACGCGATTGTCGAACCGGATTTGGTGATGTTCCGCCGAGTCGAATACGACATCGAACGAACGGTCCAGGCGATTGAGAAAGAAGCGGAGCTGGACAATTTCCTGGGCTACCGTCTTCGCGAAGGTCGCTGA
- a CDS encoding metallophosphoesterase family protein has product MKRALISDIHGNLEALQAVLQDIDSVGVQEVICLGDIIGYGPNPCECLDLVMRRCKHTILGNHDQAALFDPDGFNPMALRAIYWTRDELDSGKGGPAQVNARWDFLGELPRFIEDGDYKFVHGSPRDPTNEYVFPEYMYDARKMEILFGKIDQYCFMGHTHLPGVFTTECEFVTPDECDHTYALGNNKLMINVGSVGQPRDENNQSCYIILDTDAKTVTYRRVEYDFEQTAQKIYAQLDLDDALGDRLKRGH; this is encoded by the coding sequence GTGAAGCGAGCGTTGATCAGCGACATCCACGGGAACCTCGAAGCGCTGCAAGCGGTTCTGCAAGACATCGACTCGGTCGGTGTCCAAGAAGTCATATGCTTGGGCGATATCATTGGGTACGGACCCAATCCGTGCGAGTGTCTGGATCTGGTGATGCGGCGGTGCAAACACACCATCTTGGGCAACCACGACCAGGCGGCTTTGTTTGACCCCGACGGGTTCAACCCCATGGCCCTCCGCGCGATCTACTGGACTCGCGACGAGCTGGATAGTGGCAAAGGCGGCCCCGCCCAAGTCAACGCCCGGTGGGACTTCCTCGGGGAACTGCCACGGTTCATCGAGGACGGCGACTATAAATTCGTCCACGGTTCGCCTCGCGACCCAACCAATGAATACGTCTTCCCTGAGTACATGTACGACGCCCGCAAGATGGAAATCTTGTTCGGCAAAATCGATCAGTACTGCTTCATGGGACACACGCACTTGCCAGGCGTGTTCACCACCGAATGTGAATTCGTCACGCCGGACGAATGTGATCACACATATGCATTGGGCAACAACAAGCTGATGATCAACGTGGGAAGCGTTGGGCAACCGCGGGACGAGAACAATCAATCGTGCTACATCATCTTGGACACCGATGCCAAAACGGTGACCTATCGCCGGGTCGAATACGATTTCGAACAGACAGCTCAGAAAATTTACGCACAACTCGATCTGGACGATGCACTCGGCGATCGACTGAAGCGAGGACATTGA
- the tsaB gene encoding tRNA (adenosine(37)-N6)-threonylcarbamoyltransferase complex dimerization subunit type 1 TsaB: MTSQTESDSPRPVIGLALEVIGREGSVALICDGEVAQTDDLPGDVRATASLTPALQSLLLKFNPADSNAQINPVESAAATRASRPDFIAVADGPGSFTGLRIAASTAKTLAYAWGIPVVTSDSLSVLAAAILPPGISRSGGPGVDLPDPGQRLIVGLDAYRGQTFVGSFEATDSGWQSVREVELMDRAEWLAALESASPGTWVTGDAIKPGLPTEHLQPVGRKQTLASALAGHSHQKFLVGQTTDPMEVLPKYFRPSAAEEKAASSRTGSAKG, from the coding sequence ATGACCTCCCAGACCGAATCTGACAGCCCACGACCGGTCATCGGATTGGCTTTGGAAGTCATCGGGCGAGAGGGATCGGTGGCGTTGATATGCGATGGTGAAGTCGCTCAAACGGACGACCTGCCCGGCGACGTTCGTGCGACCGCATCGCTGACCCCGGCGTTGCAATCGTTGCTGTTGAAGTTCAATCCAGCTGATTCGAATGCTCAGATCAACCCAGTTGAATCGGCCGCCGCAACGCGAGCCAGCCGGCCCGACTTCATCGCGGTCGCCGATGGTCCGGGATCATTCACCGGTTTGCGCATCGCCGCATCCACGGCGAAAACTTTGGCCTATGCATGGGGAATCCCCGTGGTGACCTCGGATTCGCTGTCCGTTTTGGCAGCTGCAATTTTGCCCCCAGGAATTTCACGCTCCGGCGGTCCCGGTGTTGACTTGCCGGATCCAGGCCAGCGATTGATCGTTGGGTTGGACGCCTATCGAGGTCAGACGTTTGTCGGATCCTTTGAAGCAACCGACTCAGGATGGCAATCCGTCCGAGAAGTCGAGTTGATGGATCGAGCCGAATGGTTGGCAGCCTTGGAATCGGCCTCGCCCGGAACCTGGGTCACGGGAGATGCAATCAAACCGGGCCTGCCGACGGAACATTTGCAGCCGGTCGGAAGGAAGCAAACTTTGGCTTCCGCTTTAGCCGGACATTCTCACCAAAAGTTTTTGGTGGGCCAAACCACCGATCCGATGGAAGTGTTGCCAAAGTACTTTCGACCGAGTGCGGCCGAAGAGAAGGCCGCGTCCAGCCGAACCGGTTCGGCGAAAGGCTGA